The DNA sequence CTTTGTGTTTCTTTACAATGTAATCAATCATTCCAGGGTCAGCTATGAGGCACAGTCCACTGGCCTCCCTCATAACCAATTTAATTGCAAACGGTTAGCATACTATTTCTTCTCTGCTATTCTCACAAAAACACTATTTAAAAAGTTCttccagctgcttttttttttttgagacagagtctcacttaaactctgctgtccaggctgtagtgcattggagcagtctctgctcactgcaacctctgcctcccacgttcgaCCAATTCTGCTGCCTTCCCCCCGAtccccgaggagctgggattacaggtgtgcgccaccacgtccggctaacttttgtatttttagtagagatggggtttcaccatgttggctaggctggtctcgaactccagacctcaagtgatccacccgcttgggcctcccaaagtgctgtgatcacaggcgtgagccactgagctcagccccaggtgttttttttttttttttttttttttttttttttaaggaaggcaggaaagaaggcATTTGGGTCTCTTATCTGCAATTTTCTTACGTGTAAACTTATGTGAAGGATCTGGAATGGGACTTCGTGGCTTTAAGCCCTGACTCCACTTCTTGATGGCTGCGTGACCTGGGTTAAGTCACGCAACCTCTCTGAACAccagtttattcatctgtaaaacaggtcAATCATAGCACAAGATTCGCAGCGCGGGTGGAGCTCAAAGTGCAGGGTTGTCCGTGGTGAGCCCATCACTTTTATATTTATCCTTTGATGAAGCCAGCACAATTCCTACCTGGTTAACTAGATACACTTCACCTCTTCCCTCGAGTTCGCCCTTCCCCCTGCCTCGTGAAGTCCTTGTTCTCTTAGCTGTCTTGAAAATCCTATGCATCAACATGTAGGAAAGGGCGCGCCAGGCGGGGGAAGCCACCCCCGCCCGAGCGCCCCCTTCGCGACCGCACACGCGCCCAGGAAGACCACAGAGCCGCGGGTGAGCGGCGAGGTCGCGATGCACGGCCTGCGGGTGGTGGCCCAAGCGTCTGCCTCGCTGGCCTGGCAGGCGCGACTGTGCGTGCGCAGCCGAGGGTGGTGGCGGCCTGCACCCCACGCCAAGGGTGGTGGTGGCCGGCACCCCACCCTCGGCCGCCGCCTCCGCGTGTCAGGTGCCGTGAGAAGCGCGGGAGGGGCAGCCGCGGGCAGCGCCCAGGGATATGACTGGAGCCGACTTTCCAGAAGCGGCGCACGCAAAGCCCAGCTCGGCACGCAAGGGGGAGGCGACAGCAGAAACTTTTCAACCCGATAAGGTTCGCCGGAACGCGGAGATTTGCCTCCTCTAGCCACCCTCCGCCCCGCTCGGATCCGCCCCGCTAGCTCCCCCAAGCCCCCCCAGTCGCCCCAGCTTGGCTCCCCGCCCTGCGCCAACGGCTTCCGTCGCAGCCTGGGCGGCCCCGCGCCCTCCAGCGGGCGGCGCCACCTGGAGTGGCCTCTACGCGGGAAATCTCAGGGTCAGCTGCGCCCCAGGAGCCTTTGTGTTCCTAAGCACTGTCGGGGCCCCGGGGCGGGGGAGCGGCTACTTTTACGGATCTCGCCGCAAGAACTGGAAAAAGCTTTGCATGCCAAAGAGCCTCCACTGAGGTGGCAATTTGTTTGCGAGAACCtaagataaaatttaaacaacaaaCCAGGGGCGCTCTGAGGCAGGGCGCTGTGAGGCAAACCTCTGCCACTACACTGGCTTTCCGGGAAGCAAGCTCAAGAccgggagagggaagggaggtcGTGCGCTGGGGGTGGGGCGCGCTCCCACGTCTAGAGCACCGGCAGGGGCAGGTGGTCCCCAGCGCAGTTCTGGGGACACCGTGGAGCCTCGATCTGAGGTGGCTGTTATGAAGAGCGGTTACCGCACAATGGAAACGTGGGCACCTCCGCTCCCACGAAAGCCTGCTGGTAGAGCTCCGAGGCCAGCCGGTGCGCCCCGACGGGAGTCCGGGTTGAAGCGGCGTGGTGTACGGCGCGCCCCGCCCCCCGCAGGCCCCGCCCCGCCAGGTCGCGCTGCCCTCCTTCTTAAAACCCGGAGGAGCGGGATGGCGCGCTTTGACTCTGAGGTGGGAGGGAGCGCTTCTGCGACGCCAGCTGTGAGAGCCGCAAGAGCGTGGGAATTGACGCCACTCACCGACCCCCAGTCTCAATCCCAGCGCTGTGAGGAAACCTCGACTTTACCAGGTCCCCAAGTGCAGCGGGGCTCGGCGAGCGAGGCACCTTTCTCCGTCCCCATCCCAATTCAAGCGCTCCTGCCACTGACGACGCCAAGAGACCCCAGTGGGAGTTAAAGCTCCCAGTAGGGGCAGCAGGTGTCCAGGGCGGGCCTGCGGGTTCCTGTTGACGTCTTACCCTAGGCAAAGGTCCCAGTTCCTTCTTGGAGCCGGTTGTCCCGCGCCACTGGAAACCGCACCTCCCCGCAGGTCAGTCTGTCTGCGGAGCCGCTGCCCCGGGACCTCTTCAGATGGATTCTTGCAGGTAGGGAATGGCGTGGTAGGCACTTTAAAGGAAATCAAGCGCCACCGCCTCGATGCTCGTAGCGTTGTCCCCAAATTGCAGGAACCGTTACGCACCTTGCGGGGAGGGGAAGAGGTTGGCGCTGGGTTACAGCGAGGTGGAAACACGCCCCTTCTCTTCTCCAAGGGAGACTGGGTTGGGGATGGGAAGGGGTGTTTTTGGCCATTTCTCCAGAGAGTCAGCTCCGACCTCTCCACCCAACGGCACTTAGTCCCCCGAGGCTGGGGTACGGGCGTGGGGCGCCCGCTCCTGTCTCTGCACCCCTGAGTGTCACGCCTTCTCCTTTCTGTCCCCAGCATGGGCACCGGCCTCAGTCCGAAGGACCCTTGGCCTCTAAACCTGCTGTCCACCCAGCAGACCACGCTCCTGCTACTCCTGTCGGTGCTGGTCGCTGTGCATGTGGGCCAGTGGCTGCTGAGGCAGCGGAGGCGGCAGCTCGGGTCCACGCCCCCCGGCCCGTTTGCTTGGCCACTGATCGGAAACGCGGCGGCGGTGGGCCAGGCGTCTCACCTCTCGTTCGCGCGCCTGGCGCGGCGCTACGGCGACGTCTTCCAGATCCGCCTGGGAAGCTGCCCCATAGTGGTGCTTAATGGCGAGCGCGCCATCCACCAGGCTCTGGTGCAGCAGGGCTCGGCCTTCGCCGACCGGCCGTCCTTTGCCTCCTTCCGTGTGATTTCCGGCGGCCGCAGCATGGCTTTCGGCCACTACTCGGAGCACTGGAAGGTGCAGCGGCGCGCAGCCCACAGCACAATGCGCAACTTCTCCACGCGCCAGCTGCGCAGCCGCCAAGTCCTCGAGGGCCACGTGCTGAGCGAGGCGCGCGAGCTGGTGGCGTTGCTGGTGCGCGGCAGCGCGGACGGCGCCTTCCTCGACCCGAGGCCGCTGACCGTCGTGGCCGTGGCCAACGTCATGAGTGCCGTGTGTTTCGGCTGCCGCTACAGCCACGACGACCCCGAGTTCCGTGAGCTGCTCAGCCACAACGAGGAGTTTGGGCGCACGGTGGGCGCGGGCAGTCTGGTGGATGTGATGCCCTGGCTGCAGTACTTCCCCAACCCGATGCGCACCGCCTTCCGCGAATTCGAGCAGCTCAACCGCAACTTCAGCAACTTCGTCCTGGACAAGTTCTTGAGGCACTGTGAAAGCCTTCGGCCCGGGGCCGCCCCCCGCGACATGATGGACGCCTTTATCCTCTCTGCGGAAAAGAAGGCGGCCAGGGACTCAGACGATGGTGGCGCGCGACTGGATTTGGAGAACGTGCCGGCCACTGTCACTGACATCTTCGGCGCCAGTCAGGACACCCTGTCCACCGCGCTGCAGTGGCTGCTCCTCCTCTTCATCAGGTAAAGCCTCTGGGAGGTGTGGGCCAGGTCTTTTCTCCTCTGAAAAAGGCGGAGTAGAGACAGAATATGCTGAGTTTGCAAGCAGCGCCCCGGGTGTTTCGCTCCAGGTCCCCACCCCTCAAAAACCAAGATCGCGTCGGGAAAGTGACGACCAAAGGACACACAGTGAGGGCTGAGACACGCGCACGCGCCCCACCCAGCGGTGCCCCGACCCCTCCGCAGCTCCTGTCTTGTCTCTATCCTCCCCTTCCCTGCTTGCGAGTGAGAACACATTTGCAAGACCCCTCCACTCCCCGGAAAAACAAGAGTTTTTAAGTGCCTGGAGATGAGCCCTGATATCTCTCTTCCTGGCGCAGTACAAGCAGAACTGGAATAGTTCCGAAAGAAAGGGTAACGCCATAAATATGTTAAACACAGCGGCCTCTCCTCGGCTCGTTCTCGGCGTGGATCCGAGGCCGCCCAGCCGTGGCGCTAAAAGCGGGCCGCCCGTCAGGGCTTTGTTCCAGGCCAAGGAAGCCCGTGGTGCCCGGGCTTCTGTGCGGGCTTCTGTAACCCGCACAGAAGCTTTCAGAAGGTGGCCACAACTAGCGGGCAGTGCTAGGTTTATAAAACCTGCGCGCTAGGAGTTTGAGAAATGCCGGGGTAGAAGACAATCACTTTTACGAGTGCAGAGTAGCATCCAGAAAGGCAGATGGGATATCCAGGAGGCGCCTGCAGACGTTTCTGGCCCCTGCGCTCGACTTGGTTAGCGGACCCCCTGATGCCCACGTTGGTCTCTACTAAGCTCCGACACGCACGGATTCAATAGGTCCCTGGTGTCGGGTTGCTAGATTTGGCAAAAGAAAAGTAAGTTTTACACGGGAATACTTACACTAAAAGATTAGCCCTTGTTAATCTGAAATCCATATTTAACTGGGCGGCCTGTAGTATTTACTCTGGAAACAGTACCCCTAGGGGCAAATGTTTCGCAAGGCAAATCTTGATTGCGGAAGAGACCAGAAATCCTGGTTGTGTCATTTCTTGGCGCACAAGTGAGCAGTTGGAGATGCTGAATCTGCAGGCACCACAGTAAGGTGTTTGGAAGGCAGAGAATGCTGTTTTCTTATTCAAATCCACTGCAGTCTGTATTTCCTTAGATACTGTACAGCTACCTTCACAAATGAAAAGTTTACACTTAAAATGGCTTTTTAGTATTAAAACCATAGAAACACCCATGGTGGGTGAGGGAGAGGCagaaactgaataaagaaaagtcAGCCGGAGATCAGGGAAAAGGAAATCCCAGAATAGGATCCATAGGTTTTTGTGCATCCCCAGATAGGCATTTTAACTTCTGAAACGGCCTTTTTCATTAGAACCGCAGTAGTTCTCCGAGTACTCCAATTAGGcggcaaaaagaaagaaaaccatttgGGGGTCACTTTCAATTCAATATGCTgatacttctttttcctttttagtgaAAACACAGCATGACAGGGCTTGGCAAATTATACGATCTCTTTTTGTGTATACGTTTTATGGAAGCAGTCATGCCCATTCACTTATACATTGTTTATGGCTGCGTTCACTCTACAACACAGGGCAGAGCGGAGCAGTGCAACAAAGAGGGCTTGGTTCACAAAGTCTAAAACAGATACTATCTGGCTCTCCCCAGCATACATGTTTCTATGAAAAAAGTTGGCAGACTCCTGCAATATAACGTTGAAGAAgcgattttaaaaataactctccATTTCatcacatatgtgtatacatttttttttcggAGTTGCAAACAATCAGTTACATGTTTTTTGACTTCTAACACTTTGACTTAAGGTAGTGGACATTTGTAATCTTTTAATActtattttggtaatttttgatggctacatagtattttgCCACGATAgtgtatagttatatataatcATTTATTGAACTTTTACGTTGGTCATTGGCCTtgattgcatttaaaaaatttttaattttatgtatttacttaccttaaagacagggtctcactacgttgcccaggctggtcccaaactcctgggctcaagcagttctcccgccgcTGTCTGGctggtagctggggctacaagtgtgtaccaccatgcgtggctaatttttagaattttaggtCCTGTTGTGGACCTATATTTGTGTAcctcttaaattattttctgaaaatacatttctggGCATGGATTACTGGGTTTAAAATGAGGCGGGAAGAAGTTATCCTCATGTCTCTTGCCTTGTactaagattttgttttttaaaaagattgtatCAGTTTGCATCATCAACAGTGAGTAAGTATTACAGTTTGTACCATAATCTTATGAACATTAGGAACtggcttttaaatttaaaaaatacagtatgtaGCTTTATCCCTCAGGACACCAATTATCTTTGTATAAAATGAGAACAGCATGTCTGTTGGAATTGTCCAGggaaatgagggagaaaaaaaatttactttcacATTTTAACTTTTGTGGGCCCTGGGTGCTTTTGCCTTTGTAGATTCCTTAtaccataaaaaaattaaaaatttaaattttatgactACCCTGATATAAAGATGAATACATTAAATGATGcgtgaaaatattttcttctacctAAAAGTGAGTTTTTTTAGTTCTGAAGAttgtaaaagacaaaactattttcataggCCCCTAAAAAGTGTTGTGGGCCCTAGGCACTGTCCCTGCAGTACCCAGTGGGAAAAGTTGGCCTTATCTACTACTGTGCTTTTTGAGGCTGGGAAAACTTAGAGTTTTTTGACTTATAATGGGAAAGAGAGTGTTAATCACGCAAGGTCTATTACAGGAAATATAATTCCTAAAGTCCGTCTTGTAATTTAGTGAGAAATTAGGAAgctgttttagattttttttttccccagaaatatTAATTTAGTCACTGAGCTAGATAGCCTATTTAAGGAAACgtagaattaaaataaatttataatgtgCTTTCTAGATGAAATAAGAATTTTGGTCACTTGCTTTTCTCCCTCCACATTAAACACCAAACAGGTATCCTGATGTGCAGGCTCGAGTGCAGGCAGAATTGGATCAGGTCGTGGGGAGGGACCGTCTACCTTGTATGGATGACCAGCCCAACCTGCCTTATGTCCTGGCCTTCCTTTATGAAGCCATGCGCTTCTCCAGCTTTGTGCCTGTCACCATTCCTCATGCCACCAATGCCAACACCTCTGTCTTGGGCTACCACATTCCCAAGGACACCGTGATTTTTGTCAACCAGTGGTCTGTGAATCATGACCCAGTGAAGTGGCCTAACCCGGAGAACTTTGATCCAGCTCGATTCTTGGACAAGGATGGCCTCATCAACAAGGACCTGACCAGCAGAGTGATGATTTTTTCAGTGGGCAAAAGGCGGTGCATCGGTGAAGAACTGTCTAAGATGCAGCTTTTTCTCTTCATCTCCATCCTGGCTCACCAGTGCAATTTCAGGGCCAACCCAAATGGCCCTGAAATGAATTTCAGTTATGGTCTGACCATTAAACCTAAGTCATTTAAAGTCAACGTCACTCTCAGAGAGTCCATGGAGCTCCTTGATAGTGCTGTCCAAAAGTTACAAGCTGAGGAAACTTGCCAATAAGAAGCAAGAGGCAAGCTCAAATTTTAGAAATACTCACATCTTCAGAGATGGGGAGTAAAATTccgttttttttctagttcctctttTGTGCTGCTTCTCAATTAGCCTTGAGGGTGAGCATAAACCAACTGTTCGTCAGGTGAGGTGTGCTCCATACCCAGTGGTTCTTCATGAGTAGTAGGCTATACAGGAGCTTCTGGGAGATTTTTTTGAGTCAAAGACTTAAAGGGTCCAATGAATTATTATATGTATACTGTATCTTGGTTATTTCTGAAGGTAGCATTCTTGGGGAGTTAAAACGCAcatatagacacatacacccAAACGCTTACACAAAACTATTGAATGAAGAAGTATTTTGGTAATCAGGCCATTTTTGGTGAGAATACAAGATTGGTCTCCCATATGCAGAAATAGACAAAAAGTATATTAAACAAAGTTTCAGAATATATTGTTGAAGAGACAGACACAAGTAATTTCAGTGTAAGGTGTGTGATTGAAGGTGATAAGGGAAAAGATAAAGACCAGAAATTTCCTTCTCACCTTTTCAGGAAAATAACTTAGACTCTAGTATTTATGGGTGGATTTATCCTTTTGCCTCCTGGTATACTTCCTTACTTTTAAGGATGGATCATAAAGTCAGTTGCTCAAAAAGAAATCAATAGTTGAATTAGTGAGTATAGTGGGGGTTCCATGatttatcattaattttaaagtatacattgtTAAATTGTAAAACTCCAAGCTGACGTTGTACCTCTCTTGCTTGCCAAAGTACAGATTTTCAATtatgagcaaagaaaaaaaaaaaagattaccagCCCAATCAAGCTTTAAATTATGTGACTGTAATGTACTGATTTCAGTAAGTCTCATAGGTTAAAAAAAGTCACCAAATAGTATGCAATATATTACTTAATTGTCCATAAGCAGTATAGTAGTTTTATCTTGTTCAGGAAAAGGTTGAATAATATATGTCTTGCATAATATTGCAAATTGAAAAGTACAACCAATGCAACCAAGTGTGCTAAAAATGAGCTTAATTAAATCAACCACCTATTTTTGACATGGAAATGAAGCAGGGTCTCTTCTTCACCCAAATTTTGGCAAATCTCAAAGTTAGATCCTAAGATGTGATCTTATTTTTATACAGTCTTTATTGAAATTCTATTATAATACAGAATCTCGTTTTGAAAATAACCTAGTTAATATGTTAAAATTCCAAATTCATGGCATACTTAAAttttaactaaattttaaaactattctgATTATCGAGTTCCAGTTGAAGTTAGTGGAAATCTGACCATTATCCTGTGGAAGGCAGAGAAATGTAAGCTGTGTCTGCCCAATGAATAATGGAAAATGCCATGAATTACCTGGATGTTCTTTTTACGAGGTGACAAGAGTTGGGGACAGAATTCCCATTACAACTGACCAAGTTTCTCTTCTAGATGATTTTTTGAAAGTTAACATTAATGTCTGCTTTGTGGAAAGTCAGAATCAGAAGATAGTCTTGGAAGCTGTTTGGAAAAGACCGTGGAGGTGAGGTCAGTTGTGTTTTTTAAGATAGCAGTTACTTTGGTAGCTGGCAAAGCATAAAGCTCAAATGAAATGTATGCATTAACATTTAGAAAAGTGAATTGAAGTCtcaagttttaaatttcattgcaATTAAACTTCCAAAGGAAGTTCTACAGTGTCCTAAGTGCTAAGTGCTTATTACATTTTGTTTAGCTTTTTGGAATCTTtgtaccaaaattttaaaaaagggagtTTATGatagttgtgtgtatgtgtgttggggggtgggtgatggtaagagaaaagagagaaagactgaaaagaaggaaagatggtTAAACATTTTCCCACTCATtcctaattaattaatttggagCACAAAATTCAAAGCATGAACATTTAGAAAAAAGATGTTTGGCGTAGCAGAGTTAAATCTCAAATAGGCTATTAAAAAAGTCTACAACATAGCAGATCTGTTTTGTGGTTTGgaatattataaaatttcatgtaattttattttaaaatttcatagctGTACTTCTTGAATATAAAAAATCATGCCAGTATTTTTAAAGGCATTAAAGTCAACTACAGAAATCAGGCTTGCccaatacatttaaattttttggcACTTGCCGTTCCAAAGTATTATGGCCCAGCAAGGCTGAGACAGTGAATCTGGGCTGCTGTAGCCTATTTTTTTAGACTGAGAAACGTATAGCAGCAAAATTAATCATGAACCAATCTGGATGCCTCATGACGTCAACCAGGTCCAGATGTGCTGCAATTTGTTTTTATGTAGGTAGGCCCAGTCGTCATCAGATGCTTGCGGCAAAAGGAAAGCTGTGTTTGTACAGAAGAAAGTAAGGTGCTTGGAGGTTACCTGGCTTATTTAGTATGTTTATAATCTAgttaaagaaaggaaaggaaacaaaaaacgaataaaaataactgaatttgGAGGCTGGAGAAATAAGATTACTGCTTTAATCAGAAAGCCTCATTGTATTTCTACAGGAGAGCGAATGTATTTGCTGACAACCATTAAAGTCAGAAGTTTTACTCCAGGTTATTGCAATAGTTAAAGTAGAATGTTTATTAAATGCTTCATTTGTATGTCAAAGCTTTGACTCTGTAAGAAAATTgcttttttccaaaacaaaaagatgtctcaggtttgttttgtgaattttctaaaaGCTTTCATGTCCCAGAACTTAGCCTTTACCTGTGAAGTGTTACTACAGCCTTAATATTTTTCTAGTAGATCTATATTAGATCAAATAGTTGCATAGCAGTATGTgttaatttgtgtgtttttagctGCGACACAACTGTGTGATTAAAAGGTATACTTTAGTAGACATTTATAACTCAAGGATACCttcttatttaatcttttcttatttttgtactttatcATGACTGCTTTTAGTATGTGCATAATAGCTATGATGCATAGTTGTAACCAAAATATATTCTGGGGAAACAACATTTATATATAGCTTTTACTGTTTGAtataccaaattaaaaaaaaaattgtatctcaTTACTTATACTGGGACACCactaccaaaataataaaaatcactttCATAATCTTGTTACGAAGTTTCATTTTATGTTGTAGCAAATATAGTCTAATGCATCACTTTATTTCAACTGTTGCTATGgattattcattaaaatattgcactgtaaacattttatttgtccattctaCATTTCAGGCCGAGGCTGCATGCTTTTTGTTCCTGTAGGTTTTCATCAACCAAATTTCTAatctctatattttttaatttctaagaaccAACACGGAAGTTACATTTCAATGCAAACAATCAAGCCAAATGAGAATTAATTTGCAATGTTGAAAGATTGAATAGATTGCGACTTTAAGTTGCTGATCGATTTCTGCTTCATCTAAAGAATGCAGTACACATTTTTCTTCCTCAGCCGCACACCAgtcctttctctattttcttccttaatttttttaaaggtacatGTGCCTTAATAAGTGCAATTAATGTCCAATAAAATAAGATGGGTACAAGTATTCTGTCATGTACTATGTGGAAATATTTTATTGCCAATCTTTTTACTTGGTAAAAAGACTTGACTTCACAGGGCCTAGGTCATGAATCTCTAGGCCTTCACTGCGCCACTCTCACAGATGATAGGGCTTGCGGTACCAAAGGCTCTTTGTCTTCCAGACTACAGCTCCTATTACTgtgaaaacaggaaaagaagtaaaaattgcACACAATGGCATTGATACTTTGGCTTGGGAACCTCACTTTAGCAGCCAGAAGGTATGGCTATGAAGTGGTTTAAGATAATACTCACTAGTTTTCCAGATGTATGACAGTAGGATCTTGGAAATGTCAGGACAGTTcagaaaaagtgaagaaaatattttcatgggaAAAAGATTCCTTTAAATAATTATAACTGGGGCCAGTTTTTGCAAAATTGTCGAGGAGAGTTGGAGTCTACCCAATCAATCCAACAGAGTGTAAGAGCGGAGTACAGGGTGGGAAATGAATGCAGCTTTGGATGTAAGACAGGCGTGGTTGTTGGAAACTCACAGAGACTGTTTCTTCAACCTCAGAGCCAGTCTATTTTTCTGCACCAGTGCAACAGAAGTTAACTGACTGTTAACTCTCCGGTTTTTGGCTCAGTGACTCTCACATGCTCTCTACTCTCCCGTTTCAGTCTGTTAGTTATAAATCtcagagagggaaaaggaaagaagacaaaaattaaatatattcaaatacattcaaaagcaatttttttttaacctggaatTGTGGAGGAAAATAATCTAGTTTACATAGGTACGGACACGCTGTAGGTAACTGTTCATGCTTGTAGCTCCTCTGCTAAGCGACATACAGGCTTTGAGGACAAATGCTGTGCTCTTCATGCACACTTTGCAATGTGTGTCAGGTATGGAGGGAAGAAATGGAACTAAAATATGTTGAGCACTTACAATTTTTGCATCACCGTGCTAAACTCTCTAATGCATTATTGCCCAACAGTCTTCTGAGGGATGCAATAAAGTAATGGGCCAAAATTATAGATTTAGAAGTATTCTCATCCAGATTTTCCCTGGAGATGAACTAATTCAAAGCTCATTATCTTTGTACCCTAGTTTGTCCCTTCCCAATGTGCCTGTGCTTGGATTTACAGGGTAGTCCGTCTATTTTTTAGGCCATGAGATCCTGGGAGTTTCGCAAGCAATTTACTTTCTTTGTCTAAGGCACATTCCACACTACAGTCAGGGAGTAACTGACATTGTGTGGGAATCCTCACCACACTGCTCTCTTCTGAGAAAAACCTCTTGAAACTGTTCTTTAGGCAAAACCAAAAATCGACCAAACAGTCACGCTTTGTCTTATAATCCTAAAAGTTCTGTCCTAGAACCTGTCTGGACCAAGGATCCTTGCTGGAGCCAGGGCCGTCCTTAGGCTGGTCCAGTTTCCTGGTACGTG is a window from the Macaca mulatta isolate MMU2019108-1 chromosome 13, T2T-MMU8v2.0, whole genome shotgun sequence genome containing:
- the CYP1B1 gene encoding cytochrome P450 1B1 isoform X1 → MDSCSMGTGLSPKDPWPLNLLSTQQTTLLLLLSVLVAVHVGQWLLRQRRRQLGSTPPGPFAWPLIGNAAAVGQASHLSFARLARRYGDVFQIRLGSCPIVVLNGERAIHQALVQQGSAFADRPSFASFRVISGGRSMAFGHYSEHWKVQRRAAHSTMRNFSTRQLRSRQVLEGHVLSEARELVALLVRGSADGAFLDPRPLTVVAVANVMSAVCFGCRYSHDDPEFRELLSHNEEFGRTVGAGSLVDVMPWLQYFPNPMRTAFREFEQLNRNFSNFVLDKFLRHCESLRPGAAPRDMMDAFILSAEKKAARDSDDGGARLDLENVPATVTDIFGASQDTLSTALQWLLLLFIRYPDVQARVQAELDQVVGRDRLPCMDDQPNLPYVLAFLYEAMRFSSFVPVTIPHATNANTSVLGYHIPKDTVIFVNQWSVNHDPVKWPNPENFDPARFLDKDGLINKDLTSRVMIFSVGKRRCIGEELSKMQLFLFISILAHQCNFRANPNGPEMNFSYGLTIKPKSFKVNVTLRESMELLDSAVQKLQAEETCQ
- the CYP1B1 gene encoding cytochrome P450 1B1, giving the protein MGTGLSPKDPWPLNLLSTQQTTLLLLLSVLVAVHVGQWLLRQRRRQLGSTPPGPFAWPLIGNAAAVGQASHLSFARLARRYGDVFQIRLGSCPIVVLNGERAIHQALVQQGSAFADRPSFASFRVISGGRSMAFGHYSEHWKVQRRAAHSTMRNFSTRQLRSRQVLEGHVLSEARELVALLVRGSADGAFLDPRPLTVVAVANVMSAVCFGCRYSHDDPEFRELLSHNEEFGRTVGAGSLVDVMPWLQYFPNPMRTAFREFEQLNRNFSNFVLDKFLRHCESLRPGAAPRDMMDAFILSAEKKAARDSDDGGARLDLENVPATVTDIFGASQDTLSTALQWLLLLFIRYPDVQARVQAELDQVVGRDRLPCMDDQPNLPYVLAFLYEAMRFSSFVPVTIPHATNANTSVLGYHIPKDTVIFVNQWSVNHDPVKWPNPENFDPARFLDKDGLINKDLTSRVMIFSVGKRRCIGEELSKMQLFLFISILAHQCNFRANPNGPEMNFSYGLTIKPKSFKVNVTLRESMELLDSAVQKLQAEETCQ